In Molothrus ater isolate BHLD 08-10-18 breed brown headed cowbird chromosome 21, BPBGC_Mater_1.1, whole genome shotgun sequence, a single genomic region encodes these proteins:
- the LOC118694222 gene encoding argininosuccinate lyase — protein sequence MAAEGDKMMAGRFVGSTDPIMEMLSASITVDQRLSEVDIQGSMAYAKALEKAGILSKTELEKILSGLEKISEEWSKGVFGVIQTDEDIHTANERRLKELIGDVAGKLHTGRSRNDQVVTDLKLFMKNSLSIISTHLLQLIKTLVERAAIEIDVILPGYTHLQKAQPIRWSQFLLSHAVALTRDSERLGEIKKRINVLPLGSGALAGNPLEIDRELLRSELDFASISLNSMDAVSERDFVVEFLSAATLLMIHLSKMAEDLIIYSTSEFGFLTLSDTYCSGSSLMPQKKNPDSLELIRSKAGRVFGRLAAILMVLKGLPSTYNKDLQEDKEAVFDVVDTLNAVLQVATGVISTLQINKENMEKALSPEILSSDLALYLVHKGMPFRQAHIAAGKAVHLAETKGLTINNLSLEDLKSISPLFGSDVAQVFSVLSSVEQYTAAGGTAKSSVSAQIEQLRELLKRLKEQA from the exons ATGGCAGCCGAG GGGGACAAAATGATGGCAGGAAGGTTTGTGGGGAGCACAGATCCCATCATGGAGATGCTCAGCGCTTCCATTACTGTTGATCAGAGACTGTCTGAGGTGGACATCCAGGGGAGCATGGCTTATGCCAAAGCCTTGGAGAAGGCTGGAATCCTGTCCAAAACTGAGCTGGAGAAGATCCTGAGTGGCCTGGAAAAG ATCTCTGAGGAATGGTCCAAGGGAGTCTTTGGTGTGATCCAGACTGATGAGGACATCCACACTGCCAACGAGCGCAGGCTGAAG GAGCTGATTGGAGATGTAGCTGGGAAGTTGCACACTGGCAGAAGCAGGAATGATCAG GTTGTGACTGACCTGAAGCTGTTCATGAAGAATTCCCTCTCCATCATCTCCACgcacctcctgcagctcatTAAGACCCTGGTGGAACGTGCTGCCAT agAAATCGATGTGATCCTGCCTGGCTACACCCACCTGCAGAAAGCTCAGCCCATCCGATGGAGCCAGTTCTTGCTCAG CCATGCTGTTGCTCTGACCCGCGATTCTGAGCGCCTGGGAGAGATAAAAAAGAGGATCAATGTCTTGCCTTTGGGAAG TGGAGCTCTGGCTGGAAACCCCCTGGAAATCGACAGGGAGCTGCTGCGCAGTG AGCTGGACTTTGCCTCCATCAGCCTGAACAGCATGGATGCCGTCAGCGAGAGGGACTTTGTGG tgGAATTCCTCTCTGCTGCCACCCTGCTGATGATCCACCTCAGCAAGATGGCTGAGGATCTCATCATCTACAGCACCAGCGAGTTTGGCTTCCTGACCCTCTCTGATACCTACTG ctctggcagcagcctgaTGCCTCAGAAGAAGAACCCCGACAGTCTGGAGCTGATCCGCAGCAAAGCCGGGCGAGTGTTCGGACGG TTGGCTGCAATTCTGATGGTCCTCAAAGGACTCCCGAGCACCTACAACAAGGACCTGCAG GAGGACAAGGAGGCTGTCTTTGATGTTGTGGACACCCTGAATGCTGTGCTCCAGGTTGCCACTGGAGTGATTTCTACCCTCCAG ATCAACAAGGAGAACATGGAGAAGGCACTGAGCCCTGAGATCCTGTCATCTGACCTGGCTCTCTACTTGGTTCACAAAGGA ATGCCCTTCAGACAAGCCCATATTGCTGCTGGCAAGGCCGTCCACCTCGCCGAGACCAAAGGCCTCACCATCAACAATCTCAGCCTGGAGGACCTGAAGAGCATCAG ccccctgttTGGCAGCGACGTGGCGCAGGTGTTCAGCGTGCTGAGCAGCGTGGAGCAGTACACGGCCGCGGGCGGCACCGCCAAGAGCAGCGTCTCTGCCCAGATCGAGCAGCTGCGGGAGCTGCTCAAGAGGCTCAAGGAGCAGGCTTAG